GATCTGTAGTTGTTGACAATTGAGAAGCTGTAATTTTTATTGTGGCGCTTGGCAATGGCTTACCTATTGAGTCTGTTACCCGGCCCGTTAAGAGGATATTTGATTGTGCCAGCGCTCGAAAATTTAGGCAAAGCGTGGCCAGTACTATTATGAGTATAGTTTTTTTCATAAATGTTTTAATTGGACATTAAAAGAATTACTGCTTAGAAAAAGATAAGAAAATGGCAACCTGAAATAAATTAACTAATGGCTGATCTAAGGTTGCCATTTCTTAACTAAAGTTATTCAGGTGCGCAGATTTTAAGTTGATAGGTGTAATTTGGGAAACGATTCATATTTCAAATGTTATATCATTTGAAATTATAAATCGTTTATTTGAGGAGGGTTAAATAATAGTGGAACCCGCCCAAGTACGCTTTGAAGCCTGTAGGAGGCCGAGGTGCATACAAGAGCGAGCCCACCATTATCGACAAAGATAATGAATGGGCACTTTTCTCTTGCACCTTGCACCTCTAAAAATTCCTACATTTTCAAAGCAAGATCCAAAATCCAAATGCCAGTATAAAGAATTCACAACTGCATTTCGCTAAAATAACATCATTTACAACTGTAAATACGTCGTTGGCGAGCTATTGCACATCAAAAATAAATAAATAAACATCAAAATCAAATTTTTTAACACTAAATTGATGTTTTTATTTTGGAAAGCAATGTTATTAAATAACACCTAAACTTATCGGTCGGACTTTTGGGCCTGTTGAATATTTTATTATGGCAAAGAAACCCCGAGTTAATCCCGCAAAATTAAAAAGTACATTAATTTCGATACAATCAAGATTTGAAACTGGGAAAGTTAATACTATGGCAGAGATCGGTGAAATGTATATGACCGGAATGATTGCTGCATTAGGGATTGGAAATAACGGTTATGTAACTAAGTTTAATGCTCCCGAAAATTTCACTGTTAATGACTTGTTAAAACTCGCTGACGTTACAAATACTGATATAGAATTGATATGGAAAGTTGTAAAGAAACAGGCAACTAAGAATTATAAAAAACGAGATATCAGCGGATTGTTGGGCGAAAAGCAAGCTGCTGACAATGAAGAAAATAAATAAAAGAGGTGTCCAATTGATGATAATTCCAAGTGGCTCCGATACCTGGTGCTCGTTTTAGTACCTTTGTCAGCAACAACGAATAATTCCATCTTATGGCTGAACTAACCTTATCTATCAACTTTACTCAGCCGATCATTCACCGCGAACTCATCCGGATACTTTCGCCAGCTTATCAACTGATGCCAGGTGATACGCTTAATCTTACCATTGCATTATCCAATAGCATGGTGCATTCCGACAGCCTTTTGATAGTGGCTTCGGCCATCAACCACCTACGCTCCAATGATATCGAAGTATTAATTACAATACATGGGCAAAGCACCTACGCCAGCCGGATAAACTTTTACTCGTTGATTGGTGTCCCCTTTCAAGAAAATTATATCCGAAGAAACAACGCAGGAAGGTTTATCGAATTGAAGTCGTTTGACCGGGACACCTTATATCCCTTACAAGATGAACTCAATATGATCCTTTACCAAAATGGCGGTATTAATAAAGAAGTTTTACAATTGCTGTTTTATTGTCTGGGGGAAATCATGGATAACATTATTGTGCATTCCGGCTTAAACGGCGGCTGGGTATCGGCGCAATACTATCCAAACAGGCAGGAGATCAGGTTGACCATTTGCGATCATGGGAATGGTATCCATCATTCCCTGACCACCCATCCCGAAAGCAAATATAAACAGGCCTCAGAAGCCGAAGCGCTTGATCTATGTATTCAACGCGGGGTCACGAATGGTGAGGGACTAGGTTTCGGGTTGTTTGCAACATCCCAATTCATCTTAAAAAACGACGGCGACTTGCTAATCTATTCCGGTAATCATTACCTCCTGGCGACCCACGGAAATTATGAAATCCATGAAGGTGACTTTTATAAAGGAACCTTAGTTTCGCTCCGGATCAATACCGACGTTCCGGTAGATTATAAGGATATTATGCCTGCTCATCACACCCTGCCGGATGATTATGACTTTTTCATTGACAAGTATTTTGGCGAGGATAATGAACTTTGGTAATAATTATTTGTATTTTTGTATAAATTAAAATGATGCGAATCGAGTTTTCACATATCGGCAAACAGCTTTCCACTCGGGTGGCCGGGGCCGCTATGCGCAAACAAATCATCCAGGGAATAGAAAAAAAGGAAAAGATCGTTTTTGATTTTTCCGGTGTGGACATTGTCTCCAATTCTTTCGCTGATGAATGCTTCGCCAAGTTAATGATTCATTTCGACCTGCCGGTCGTAAAGGAACATACCACCTTTCAGAATGCCTCGCCTTTTATAAAAGCAGTTATCGCCAATTCTTTTAAGGAAAGGCTGCAAGCGATTCACGCGCATTAATTACCCGTTATTATCCCAAAAAAATCTGCTTTCTTATTAAAATTGAAAAGCAATTATCATTTACTGCGATATTCAGACGGGAAAAGATAACAAGGGTATATTTAATCCCGAGGCCATAATGCGTGTTTTGCTCCGGTGTACCATTGAACCCCAAAATCCATGCTGCTGCGGAGCCATGATCAACAAATCAGCATCCATTCTTTTTATCTCGCCGCCAATGCCCCGGATAATGGAATCCGATTTGATATTTTTATAATAATAGTCAATACCTTCCAGTCCTTCATCAATGCGGCGTAAAGCATCCAGATCTGTCCCCTTTGCTTTTAATTCCTCCACGGTCTCATTAATTAAAAGTATTTCCACTTCAGCCTGGGTGACCAGGGCGATTTCTTTGATCCGTTCCAACAATTGTCCGGATACACCATGCACCACGTCACAGGAAAATAGCACTTTTTTTAAGCCCTTGTACTTTACATTCGCAGGAACAGCAAGGACGGGCACATGCAGCTTTTTGATCACCGAAGTTGTCGTATTTCCCAAAAGCTCCTGTTCGAGCGTTTTTTCTTCCATGCCCATAACGATCAGTTCGGGCGCGTATTTAGTTATCAATTCCTGTATGGCACCGGCCACAAACGAAAACGTAGTCACCGGTAATACTTCAATTCCGTATTGCTGAGCAAGCAGTAAAGCCTTTGCTTCCAGCAATACTTTATTCTCATCTATCAATTCCTGCACTTCATTTGCCGAAACAGCAGCACTCATCGCGTGTATGGGAATGGTGAAATCATTGAATAAAATAAGCCGGTAGTTGTTCAGCCCGGCTATTGCAGCGGCTGCATAGTTTACAGCGCTTTCGGCTAATTCAGTATAGTCTGTGGCAGCAATTATGGTTTTCATGATTATTAGGTGTAAATAATAAAAGCTGAAATTAGCGTCAATTTCTGCATGGATTGTTATCTAAGCGTAAAACTTGTGCGCTGTTGTAATCGTTGCATAAAACCGGCTGTTGAATTCGCCATCATTGGTTGCCCATGCATAGAAAGGAATAGGAATTGGCAGGACTTATTATCCGTTTAAATATGTCGCAAATGGTATTATTTCACCTTTAACCTTTGATAATCGTAAGCGTTATCTTTGTCAATCAAAGCCAGCTTATCATAATAACCGTTGGCCAATCCTTTAAAATACTCGAACTTCTTTTTCCGTTCCGCTATTTGCTTTTCAGTGAAACGCCACAGATCCATTGGCGCATAACGGTTTGTTAATTCTTTGGCTATTTGAGCTCTCAGCACTTTTAAATTAAAACTTTGCATCCTTAAACTATCCGCCCGGTCAGCCATTCTCCTGGCCAGCAACAATTTATTGGCGGCCTGGCTATTGGATAAATCGGGAATGGCTACTACGCTATTAAAGCGCAGATACAACAAAGACCGGTAAAACAAGCTGGTGGTGTCATTCGGATTCGATTTCAGGTTCCGCTCCAGACTATCTATAAAGGGTGCATATTTCTTCTCATTTGGCGCCGATGTGCCGTCATTTAAATAAATAACGCCCGCAGCAATTTTTACGGGCGGCTGCGCCTTTGTGCTTGCCGCCATAAACACTAGAATAAATAGGGGTATATATGTTAAGTTGCGCTTCATCTTAATAGAAAAATAGGTGTTAAACTAATTTAATTGCGTTTTATATTAAAAAGTGTGACATGCGAAAAAAATTATTTGTACCAGTTCATGCGGTGTAATTATCCCGATTGGCAAATCATGGCTATATTTGGGTATTATGATTAAACTTTTTATCGTTGGCATTCCTCGCGATATGGAAGAACTGGAACTAACAGAAATTTTCAGGGGGTATGGAAGCGTAAACACAGTAACCATAATTACTGACAAGGTAACAGGCGAAAGCCAGGGATATGGATTTATCGAAATGAGCGATCGAGCCGGCGCGGAACAAGCAATCAAGGCATTGGACGGCGCAACCATAGATGAAAGAAAGATCAGTGTACGAATTGCCGACGACACGAAACGGGGTGCGTCGAAAGTCTTTACCACAAAAGCAACAGACCCGCCCGGGTATGCTAAAGTTGAAAAAACTCCGGTTGCCGCAAAAAAGAAAAGGCCAAGAATTCCCAGGTAGAAAAATAAGTTAACCGAAAATATGCTGTACCTGAATTTCAAGCTTACCATAGCCCGCCCGGTTTAAACAGGGACCGAAATCAATTGATGTCGTGAACCTTTCGAGGATCAAAAAGCAGATCGCCCAGCTCCTTTAATTTACACAATATTTCCTCCGTTTCCTGGGTGGCCAGGTTATTCATATCGTATTCTTTGTTTGTCAGCATCTTCAGGAACCAGGGCCAGAACTTATCCTTTTCAAGTTTTGGAAAATTCCGTTTAAAAAAGGACTCTATGGTGTTAATATAAAGCGAAAGTTCTTCTGAGCTAGACAAAATTTTTTGTTCCATCACCTGCTTTACTGGTTCATACCGGAGAAAAGAGGGCATCACCATAACATATGGTGTTTCTATTTTCTAAACAAGTGTATAGAAAATCTATCCAAAATCAAAATAATTATTTCATTTAATTAAACAGGTGTACATTAATTCTATATAACTATTTAGGATTTAGAAATTAATGACAGAGCTGGGATTATTTTTATCAAAGAAGTCAGTGAATAAGGCAGAAATATCCCGCCGTTCAGGTATCAGCAAAGCGAGGTTGACCCAACTTTCAAATAGCAACACAACGAGGCTAACCGTAGAAGAATTATATAAGATCGCGATGGCGATGAATGTTGATCCGTGCGATGTCTTAACGACCGTTTGCAAAGGAATTCTACTACCTGATCAGTCCGGTTAATCCGCCCACCATACCTTTCAATCTTATTACATTTCGAGATACCTTAGCTGCCGTACATATAAATCCATTCGATAATCTGTTTAATTGCATCTAATATATCAGCCTGTCCCTGTTCTGATTTCACATCCATTCCGCAAATGATTTTTCCGTTATGCAGCGCGTGAATATTGGCATAATATATGCCGCCTAATAACAGGACTGCAATGGGCTTAAACTTGATGGTTTTATGCTGTAATTCCGCTTCCGCCATTTCTATGATCGGCTGGGCCATCAGTTCTCTAGTGTTGTGAATACTTCTCATTAAATCGCTTTTCCCTGTTAATTCCCATAAGATCAGTTGCTGCATTTCTGTTTCAACTGAGAAGTATCGCCAATGGTTAAGTAAAATGTCAATGATCAGCTCCTTGCTGCTCTCGTGTGTATTTTTGCTGACTTCGGCATTTATCTTTTCCGCAAATTTTAACCAGTAGTCTTTTTGCACGACATAGGCTTCAACCAGTTTATCAATGTTTTTTCCAAAATACCGGTAGATCAGTCCCCGGTCCACACCCGCCCTGGCAGCGATCTTTGCGTAATTCAACCCTTCCCGGCCTTCGGCTTTAAAAATTTCACCAACCGCGTTGATGATTTTTTGTTTAGTTTCTTCTTTGTTTTTCATACGTGTTAAGGTTTAGTTATTTAGGAAAGACCGACGGCAGCGAGCCCGCCGGTCTTCATTTTAGACATATTACATTTTCATCATCCGGGGGTAAAGCCGCAGGAAGACCTCGCCGCCCATCGGATTTTTACCATACAGGCTGTTGAGTCTGTTACCGGCAGCATAATAAGTCAGTTGCCCCCCTGCGGCGAGGTTCAGCGGACCGATCTTAAACAGGTCGTAATTCAGCCCAAGGGTGATCGCATTGATCGGGAAAATGGTATCATCGCCATAAATCGCAGGATTCAATACCAGTTCTTCCGTGGTCTTCTGCACAAATTCGTAACGGCCATAGATCGCCAGCTTTTTCAGTCTTAGGTCTCCTTCAAGCAAGGCCGAATTATTGCCCGCGTGGTTCGGTATTTTATTCAGGCCCCACAGCGCTGTCGCATTGAACGTTTTCTCATCGCCGAAAGGCAGGCTGTAAGTAGCCGAGGCCGTAGTACGGTAAACATTTTCATCCGGGTGCAGCTCCTCCGGGCTCTTGAGATAGCCGTGGGAAACCTGCAGCGCCCAATTGGCGGAAGGATTATAATTTAAACGTCCGCTCCAGGAATCAAATCGCGGCCTGTCAAAGTCATAACGATTCTCATCAGGTTCCCTGCCTGTAAAAGACGAGGCCTCGATCTTGAAATCATAGAACCGGAAACCGATGGTCGCCACCCCGAAAGTGATATGCGTCGCATCAGACCAATGGTGGCTGATCGGCGCATCCGGATCGGACATCGCAGAGGGCCGGTGCATAAAAGCCACCGGGCCTAACGCCGGCTCGCCGGGGTAGCCTACATAAATACTCAGGTCGGTCTGTTTGGAAAAGGCATAGGCATAGCTCGCTGATACTTCGGAAAAAAGATCGTGTGGGTGCTGATGATCGATCAGCGGAGAACCTTTCCAGCTTTCACCAGTCTGGAACAGGAGCGGATATCCGCCACCGCCTTCCGTCAGGCGGTCGAGGGACATCATCAGGTTAAAATGCAGCAGGCCGTTTGTGCCCACCTTACGCTGCGCCATACCCATGAACCAGTTGGGGGCATCGATCCTGTCGTCGCCCCGGTTGCCCTTATTGCCAAGGTCTTGTTTGGTATAACGCAGGGCGATATTGCCATGCAGCATATAGCTCCATTTGCCGCTGTTCAGCATTATACCATACATAGGCGAAGCATCCGGCAGCCAGCTGGTACCCGATCCGTCCCTGGTCATGGGCAAGTTAAGCGACTGTGAACTGCTCATCATTTTCATGGACATATCATCCATTTTCATGCCGCCCATATCCATGCCCGACATGGAAGAATCTTTCATCTTCACGCCTTTCATATGGTCATGGTTCATTGGCATACCCATTTTTTTGCTTTTTACCTTTTTGGTGGTGTCCGGCATTTTCATGCCTTTCATCCCGTCATGCTTCATTGGCATGTTCATTTTTTTATCTTTTTTGGCCTTCGTCGTATCATTCATGTTCATGGTTTGAGCGAACACGATAGAAGTGAGCCCTAAAAGCAGGACTGCGGTGATCATTAAGTTTTTCATAGGACGATAGATTTTAAATTTTATCAATGGCTTTACGCTGCCTGTGCCCGGATGCTTTGAACTGGCTTGGCGTTAACCCGGTTATCGTTTTGAACTGCGCGGACAAATGAGCGCTGCTGCTATAGCCCATCTTCCAGGCGATCTCGTTTATATTGAGTTCGCCATACTCCAGCAGTTCTTTGACCTTTTCTATCTTTTGCTGAATAATAAACTTTTCAATAGTGGTATCTTCCGACTCCGAGAACATCCGGCTGAGATAAGTATAATCCTTATGCAGCTGATCAGACAGGTAGTCCGAAAAGCTGAGGTGGCTGTCCGATAGGTCGCTGTGATGTATCTTTTCTATGATCAGGTCCTTGATGCGTTGTACCACACGGTCCTTTTCATTATCGATCAGCTCGAAGCCGAGCAGTTTTAATGCGGAAGAAATGGCGCTTAATTGAATGGCATCCGGTCCTGGCTGGACAACGGCGCTACCCAGCACAATGGAATCGACCCGGAACCCAAGGTTTTCCAGCTGTTGTTTAACGACCATGATGCAGCGGTCGCAAACCATATTTTTAATATATAATGTCATGTTTTATTCAAGCTAAAAGAAAAGTGAAGGCAATAATTCTTCAGGCCGCAGAAGGCGGCAAAGCTTGAATCAGATCAGAAGGGATCGGTATTTAATAAATAGCGGAGGCCTCGTCGCCCCAGGCGGTCCGGTCGCGTTAAGCCAGGATACTTTGGCCTCATATACGCCGGGTACCGGTGGCAATGCCTGGTAAGGTATCGGGAATAGGATGACCTGGATGGCGAACGATTGAAATTCGAGTGATCCGGAAGTGTTTTCTTTAACTACATAGTTGTCGTGCCGGTTACAGCAACTGCAATCTTTGCCTTCCCCGCAGGATTTCTTATGGTGGTGTGATTCTCCCTTTTTGTGCTGATCATACTGTCCGGCGGAAGGCACCGCTTCATGGTCATGATCATCGTCGTCATCATCCTCATGAACGACTAATTCATGCCCGGGTGTTCCAAAAAAATATTCGGCGCCGCAATGTACCAAGCATACGAACATACCTGTTGTCAACAACAGGTAAAACGCAGCCAGCGTAAAAGCACCGAATCTTCTCATTAACTAATAGTACATTAAACTGTTACAATTGTTTAAATTTAGTGTATTTTCCGGATAATCAAATAACCCCCTGAAGCCTTTGGTTCAGGAGGTTACCCGGAGAGGGATTTATTTATATGGATTCCGCACGGTATCCGCTGGCTGCCAATGCGGCGATCACCTCATTTGGCTCCAAACCAGGGCCCGCCTCTATTGTGAGGATCTTATCGGGGTTTGCGGTATCCACTTCCCATTTTTCAACCCCGCTTAAATGATTTAGAACGGGGGTAACCGTTGCTATGCAGCCACCGCATTTGATGGTGGTCTTGAATTTTAAAGTTTCCATTTTTGTGTTTTTAATTAAAAAGTAATTTTTGACATTTTAAGCCGCAGGCTGTTGCTGACCACTGATACCGAACTTAGCGCCATTGCGGCACCAGCGATCATCGGGTTCAGTAAAAAACCGTTCACCGGGTATAGTATACCGGCAGCCAGCGGTATGCCGATCAGGTTATAGATAAATGCCCAGAATAAATTCTGCCTGATCGTCCTTACCGTCAGCCGTGA
This region of Mucilaginibacter inviolabilis genomic DNA includes:
- a CDS encoding ATP-binding protein → MAELTLSINFTQPIIHRELIRILSPAYQLMPGDTLNLTIALSNSMVHSDSLLIVASAINHLRSNDIEVLITIHGQSTYASRINFYSLIGVPFQENYIRRNNAGRFIELKSFDRDTLYPLQDELNMILYQNGGINKEVLQLLFYCLGEIMDNIIVHSGLNGGWVSAQYYPNRQEIRLTICDHGNGIHHSLTTHPESKYKQASEAEALDLCIQRGVTNGEGLGFGLFATSQFILKNDGDLLIYSGNHYLLATHGNYEIHEGDFYKGTLVSLRINTDVPVDYKDIMPAHHTLPDDYDFFIDKYFGEDNELW
- a CDS encoding STAS-like domain-containing protein; amino-acid sequence: MMRIEFSHIGKQLSTRVAGAAMRKQIIQGIEKKEKIVFDFSGVDIVSNSFADECFAKLMIHFDLPVVKEHTTFQNASPFIKAVIANSFKERLQAIHAH
- a CDS encoding universal stress protein, which produces MKTIIAATDYTELAESAVNYAAAAIAGLNNYRLILFNDFTIPIHAMSAAVSANEVQELIDENKVLLEAKALLLAQQYGIEVLPVTTFSFVAGAIQELITKYAPELIVMGMEEKTLEQELLGNTTTSVIKKLHVPVLAVPANVKYKGLKKVLFSCDVVHGVSGQLLERIKEIALVTQAEVEILLINETVEELKAKGTDLDALRRIDEGLEGIDYYYKNIKSDSIIRGIGGEIKRMDADLLIMAPQQHGFWGSMVHRSKTRIMASGLNIPLLSFPV
- a CDS encoding RNA recognition motif domain-containing protein — translated: MIKLFIVGIPRDMEELELTEIFRGYGSVNTVTIITDKVTGESQGYGFIEMSDRAGAEQAIKALDGATIDERKISVRIADDTKRGASKVFTTKATDPPGYAKVEKTPVAAKKKRPRIPR
- a CDS encoding helix-turn-helix domain-containing protein → MTELGLFLSKKSVNKAEISRRSGISKARLTQLSNSNTTRLTVEELYKIAMAMNVDPCDVLTTVCKGILLPDQSG
- a CDS encoding TetR/AcrR family transcriptional regulator — encoded protein: MKNKEETKQKIINAVGEIFKAEGREGLNYAKIAARAGVDRGLIYRYFGKNIDKLVEAYVVQKDYWLKFAEKINAEVSKNTHESSKELIIDILLNHWRYFSVETEMQQLILWELTGKSDLMRSIHNTRELMAQPIIEMAEAELQHKTIKFKPIAVLLLGGIYYANIHALHNGKIICGMDVKSEQGQADILDAIKQIIEWIYMYGS
- a CDS encoding helix-turn-helix domain-containing protein codes for the protein MTLYIKNMVCDRCIMVVKQQLENLGFRVDSIVLGSAVVQPGPDAIQLSAISSALKLLGFELIDNEKDRVVQRIKDLIIEKIHHSDLSDSHLSFSDYLSDQLHKDYTYLSRMFSESEDTTIEKFIIQQKIEKVKELLEYGELNINEIAWKMGYSSSAHLSAQFKTITGLTPSQFKASGHRQRKAIDKI
- a CDS encoding heavy-metal-associated domain-containing protein, with product METLKFKTTIKCGGCIATVTPVLNHLSGVEKWEVDTANPDKILTIEAGPGLEPNEVIAALAASGYRAESI